Proteins co-encoded in one Flavobacterium sp. M31R6 genomic window:
- a CDS encoding glycosyltransferase family 4 protein, which translates to MRLLYIVPKLNNEGGVARVLSLKLNYLVEKFGYEVHILTQNQGNFPLFYSFHKNIVFYDMILEGTIFNFFSSFRKSLKSKIESIQPDVIIVCDNGLKAYTIPFILSDGIPIIFECHGSKFIEEKQLKSDFISKFKSSLKYRFKDFGANKFSRLVALSNESLKEWNVENGLVIPNPSWISNDTLADLKSKKVIAVARNSYEKGLDRLMVIWQKVAVKHPDWILDIYGESVANLKQTVLEMGMESNVNLNEPVKNIAEKYLSSSIFVITSRSEGFPMALLEAMASGLPCVAYDCLTGPRAIINDGESGFLIEDGNVDSFVQKLELLIEDENLRIRMGINAQESVKKYDLESIMQQWKSLFESLVNK; encoded by the coding sequence ATGAGATTATTGTATATAGTTCCCAAACTAAATAATGAAGGTGGAGTCGCTAGAGTTTTATCTTTAAAGCTGAATTACCTTGTCGAGAAGTTTGGTTATGAAGTTCATATTCTTACTCAAAATCAAGGAAATTTTCCATTGTTCTATTCTTTCCATAAAAATATTGTTTTCTATGATATGATTCTGGAGGGAACAATTTTTAATTTTTTCAGTTCTTTTCGTAAGTCTTTAAAAAGTAAGATAGAAAGCATTCAGCCAGATGTCATTATTGTTTGTGATAATGGTTTGAAAGCTTATACAATTCCTTTTATTCTGTCTGATGGAATTCCAATTATTTTTGAATGCCACGGTTCAAAATTTATTGAAGAAAAACAATTGAAATCGGATTTTATTTCAAAATTCAAAAGCTCACTTAAATATAGATTCAAAGATTTTGGAGCAAATAAGTTCTCGAGATTAGTGGCTTTGTCCAATGAAAGTTTGAAAGAATGGAATGTTGAAAACGGTTTGGTAATTCCAAATCCATCTTGGATTTCAAATGATACCCTAGCTGACTTAAAATCCAAAAAAGTAATCGCTGTTGCTCGAAATTCCTATGAAAAAGGTTTGGATCGATTAATGGTTATTTGGCAGAAAGTGGCGGTAAAACATCCAGATTGGATTTTAGATATTTACGGAGAATCGGTGGCAAATTTGAAACAAACGGTTCTTGAGATGGGAATGGAATCCAATGTAAATTTAAACGAGCCCGTCAAAAATATTGCAGAAAAATACTTGTCTTCGTCTATTTTTGTTATAACCTCACGTTCCGAAGGTTTTCCAATGGCACTGCTTGAAGCAATGGCTTCTGGTCTGCCTTGTGTTGCCTATGATTGCCTGACAGGACCAAGAGCAATTATAAATGATGGAGAAAGTGGTTTTTTGATTGAAGACGGAAATGTGGATTCATTTGTTCAAAAACTAGAATTGCTTATTGAAGATGAAAATTTGAGAATAAGAATGGGTATAAATGCTCAAGAGAGTGTGAAGAAATATGATTTAGAAAGCATAATGCAACAATGGAAATCACTTTTTGAAAGTTTGGTAAACAAATAA
- a CDS encoding glycosyltransferase, which translates to MLSILIPEYNYNTFPLVSELHKQCLNCGIEFEVLCQDDASDSNWNTENQKINSLNNCSFFINNSNLGRGNNINSLVEKSKYGFLLLMDCDTFPTQSNFIQKYCEVIPTVSAVFGGIQYEKKTPSKEQLLRWFYGNKREALSLENRNKKPNNNALTSNLVIKKEIISQYPFDTTITKYGYEDLCFLSVLKTKHIKVSHIDNPTYHLNLETSVVFLDKTRTAIENLVYIINSGRFPNIESKINSVYIILKKLRLVAIAAYIFNKTESKIISNLLSEKPSLFLFDLYKLGYYCKIQSN; encoded by the coding sequence ATGTTATCAATTCTTATCCCTGAATACAATTACAATACATTTCCACTAGTTTCAGAATTACACAAGCAATGTTTGAATTGTGGAATTGAGTTTGAGGTTTTGTGTCAAGATGATGCTTCAGACTCCAATTGGAATACCGAAAACCAAAAAATAAACTCTTTAAATAACTGTTCCTTTTTTATTAATAATTCCAACCTCGGAAGAGGGAACAACATCAATTCATTAGTAGAAAAATCAAAATATGGGTTTTTACTCTTAATGGATTGTGATACTTTTCCAACTCAGAGTAATTTTATTCAAAAATATTGTGAAGTAATTCCAACAGTATCTGCCGTTTTTGGAGGGATTCAATACGAAAAAAAAACACCTAGCAAAGAACAACTTTTACGTTGGTTTTATGGAAATAAAAGAGAAGCTCTTTCGCTTGAAAACAGAAATAAAAAACCTAACAACAATGCATTGACTTCCAATTTAGTAATTAAAAAGGAAATCATCTCGCAATATCCTTTTGACACAACAATTACAAAATATGGATATGAAGATTTATGTTTTTTATCCGTATTAAAAACCAAACACATTAAAGTTTCTCATATTGATAATCCGACCTATCACTTGAATTTAGAGACTTCAGTTGTTTTTTTAGACAAAACAAGAACAGCTATTGAAAACCTCGTTTACATTATCAACTCAGGTAGATTCCCAAATATTGAGAGCAAAATCAATTCGGTTTATATTATTTTAAAAAAGTTAAGACTCGTTGCAATAGCGGCTTACATTTTCAACAAAACAGAATCAAAGATAATTTCTAATTTACTTTCCGAAAAGCCTTCACTTTTCCTTTTTGATCTTTACAAATTGGGTTATTATTGTAAAATTCAATCCAATTAA
- a CDS encoding FdtA/QdtA family cupin domain-containing protein, whose translation MGTLNAIQLLKIPVVEDVRGNLGIIQSDFLPFEFKRVYYLFDVPSSAFRGGHSHINQQEVLIALSGSFEVTVNDGTEKKRYLLNKPNVGLLIPTGIWRELENFSSGAVCLVLASDDFLEEDYIRDFDEFLSTKK comes from the coding sequence ATGGGAACACTAAATGCGATTCAATTATTGAAAATACCTGTCGTTGAAGATGTAAGGGGGAATCTAGGGATTATTCAAAGTGATTTTTTGCCTTTTGAATTCAAGCGTGTTTATTATCTTTTTGATGTTCCAAGCAGCGCATTTAGAGGTGGACATTCGCATATAAATCAGCAAGAAGTGCTCATTGCCTTGAGTGGGAGTTTTGAAGTAACCGTAAATGACGGAACTGAAAAGAAACGTTATTTGTTAAACAAACCGAATGTTGGGTTGCTTATCCCCACAGGTATTTGGCGTGAATTGGAGAATTTTTCTTCGGGTGCAGTTTGTTTGGTTTTGGCTTCTGATGATTTTTTGGAAGAAGATTATATAAGAGATTTTGATGAATTCTTGAGCACCAAAAAATGA
- a CDS encoding transferase: MYRKLRSVYHKLKFYYSVNWTKTLYFNFKKFPFQTAKKLPVFFYGKVYFQSIQGEIIINGPIKTAMIGFGQQFEIEIKSKGIAQLSLYGKLTFNGYAHIGKDVILYVGQNADCEFGYMSCLGSSVKVICTHKLFIGDWSRIGHESQIMDTNFHPMINTLTGEQYPLKGPIYIGSYNAFSNRISIMPNTRTPDFCVVASNSLCNKDYTNFGSNVLLGGIPVKLLKNNYSRDWENEKEPLMKYLIVQL; encoded by the coding sequence ATGTACCGAAAACTACGATCGGTATATCATAAATTAAAATTTTATTATTCTGTAAATTGGACAAAAACGCTTTATTTTAATTTTAAAAAATTTCCTTTTCAAACCGCAAAAAAGCTTCCTGTCTTTTTTTATGGGAAAGTTTATTTTCAAAGTATTCAAGGTGAAATCATAATAAACGGACCAATTAAAACAGCGATGATTGGATTTGGACAACAATTTGAAATTGAAATTAAGTCTAAAGGAATTGCGCAACTTTCACTTTATGGAAAGCTAACATTCAACGGATACGCGCATATAGGGAAAGATGTTATTTTGTATGTCGGTCAAAATGCAGACTGTGAGTTTGGGTATATGTCTTGTTTGGGGTCTAGTGTTAAGGTGATTTGTACTCATAAACTTTTTATTGGGGATTGGTCAAGGATAGGGCATGAATCACAAATTATGGACACCAATTTTCACCCTATGATAAACACACTGACTGGTGAACAATATCCGCTAAAAGGACCAATCTACATTGGTAGTTATAATGCATTTTCCAACAGAATTTCGATAATGCCAAATACAAGAACTCCTGATTTTTGTGTTGTTGCCTCAAATTCTTTGTGCAATAAAGATTATACAAATTTTGGAAGTAATGTTTTATTAGGCGGAATTCCGGTCAAGCTCTTGAAAAATAATTACAGTCGTGACTGGGAAAATGAAAAAGAGCCTTTGATGAAGTATTTAATTGTTCAGTTATAG
- a CDS encoding glycosyltransferase: MQNNPLVTIICLCYNHEAYVVESLNSVINQSYSPIELIIVDDCSTDSSKTIIRTWLEKNPQIQFIVNETNLGNTKSFNKALKIAKGEYIIDLAADDILLPNCVTLQLEGFKNSHYKNLGVVYGNVELISENGTFDSYYFPVNEQKKVIENRITGDIYQSVLSGGNSICSVSAMIKKTVFDHLQGYDETLAYEDLDFWIRASRLYEFDFIDEPLAQKRIVANSLGSDFFKKKDSRAKKINHSTYLILKKAITINQTRAEDLAIQKRINHEIIHTLKINDFGLFLKFIGLRILLIKRKSFKH; the protein is encoded by the coding sequence ATGCAGAACAATCCGCTCGTTACTATTATTTGTTTGTGCTACAACCACGAAGCCTACGTAGTTGAGAGTTTGAATTCTGTTATTAATCAATCGTATTCTCCTATTGAACTCATTATAGTTGATGATTGCAGCACCGATTCTTCGAAGACGATTATTAGAACTTGGTTAGAAAAAAATCCTCAAATTCAGTTTATAGTCAATGAAACTAATTTAGGAAATACCAAATCCTTCAACAAAGCACTAAAAATCGCCAAAGGAGAATATATAATCGACTTGGCTGCAGATGATATTTTATTACCTAATTGCGTGACATTACAACTTGAAGGCTTCAAAAACAGCCATTATAAAAACCTTGGTGTGGTTTATGGGAATGTTGAATTAATTTCTGAAAATGGCACATTCGACTCATATTATTTTCCGGTAAATGAGCAAAAAAAGGTAATCGAAAACAGAATTACAGGAGATATCTATCAATCTGTTCTTTCTGGCGGTAATAGTATTTGTTCGGTATCGGCCATGATTAAGAAAACGGTATTCGACCATTTACAAGGTTATGATGAAACATTGGCTTATGAAGATTTGGATTTTTGGATTCGGGCTTCTCGTCTTTATGAATTCGATTTTATCGATGAACCTCTTGCTCAAAAAAGAATAGTTGCAAATTCATTAGGAAGTGACTTCTTCAAAAAAAAGGATAGTCGAGCCAAGAAAATAAATCATTCCACTTACTTAATTCTAAAAAAAGCAATCACCATAAACCAAACCAGAGCCGAAGATTTGGCTATTCAGAAAAGAATAAATCATGAAATTATCCATACATTAAAAATTAATGATTTTGGTTTGTTTTTGAAGTTTATCGGATTACGGATTTTGTTGATTAAGAGAAAGTCTTTTAAACATTGA
- a CDS encoding RNA methyltransferase, with translation MKQITSIQNPFIKSLVLLQEKAKARKQSGTFLIEGKREISLALKGGYEIETILFLPEVCSETETRKLSNNAELIEINKDVYQKLAYRDTTEGILAIAKAKSMQLSDLQLSENPLIIIAEAPEKPGNIGALLRTADAANLDAVIIANPKSDLYNPNVVRSSVGCLFTNQIATGTTTEIIAFLKERNINFYCATLQNSTSYHTQDYTSPTALVVGTEATGLTQEWRDDATQNIIIPMQGEIDSMNVSVAAAILIFEAKRQRGF, from the coding sequence TTGAAACAAATCACTTCCATCCAAAATCCTTTTATTAAATCCTTGGTACTATTGCAGGAAAAAGCAAAAGCTCGCAAACAGTCGGGAACGTTCTTGATTGAAGGAAAACGCGAAATTTCACTTGCCTTAAAAGGAGGATATGAAATAGAAACGATTTTGTTTTTACCCGAAGTTTGTTCGGAAACGGAAACCCGCAAATTATCGAATAACGCCGAATTGATAGAAATTAATAAAGATGTCTATCAAAAACTGGCGTATCGAGACACTACCGAAGGGATTTTGGCTATAGCCAAAGCCAAATCGATGCAGTTATCCGATTTACAATTATCCGAAAACCCATTAATTATTATTGCCGAAGCCCCAGAAAAACCAGGAAACATTGGCGCTTTATTGCGCACCGCCGATGCCGCAAATCTTGATGCTGTGATTATCGCCAACCCAAAAAGTGATTTATACAATCCAAACGTGGTTCGGTCAAGTGTTGGTTGTTTGTTTACCAATCAAATTGCAACGGGTACCACTACTGAGATTATTGCTTTTTTGAAAGAACGAAATATCAATTTTTATTGTGCCACGCTGCAAAATTCTACTTCCTATCATACCCAAGATTACACTTCGCCGACAGCTTTGGTTGTTGGAACAGAAGCCACGGGACTGACACAGGAATGGCGTGACGACGCGACTCAAAATATCATTATCCCAATGCAAGGCGAAATTGACAGTATGAATGTTTCGGT
- a CDS encoding glycosyltransferase — protein sequence MPHKKYKIALIGYRLSGGGSDKVMANLSIFFTKNNIDVHIIIVLDEVSYPYSGKLVNLGLLKNKTNGIFNKIKRLISLRKYLNENDFDFIIDFRFRTKVIQELILARFIYNTKTIFTVHSFLIDHYMPNNSWLTRLMYNHCYANVAITNQMKELIVEKHQLSNAITISNPVNLEEIYEKCDEPIAIDFEYIIAIGQYENNIKQFNKLILSYANSVLMDKLIHLVIVGEGDSKELKKVAKESNATDFVHFLGYQNNPFKYLKNARFLVLSSKNEGLPNVILEALACGTPVVSFDCPSGPGEIISNLKNGILVEDQNIEKLTEAMNVMVEDEKLYQYCKQNAKESVTPFLLDTIGKQWLDLMQINTI from the coding sequence TTGCCTCACAAAAAATATAAAATCGCATTAATTGGTTATCGATTAAGTGGTGGCGGCAGTGATAAAGTGATGGCCAATTTGTCTATTTTCTTTACGAAAAATAATATTGATGTTCATATTATTATTGTTTTGGATGAGGTCTCTTATCCTTATTCTGGGAAACTTGTTAATTTGGGTTTATTGAAGAATAAAACTAACGGAATATTCAATAAAATAAAACGACTGATTTCCCTGAGAAAGTATCTGAATGAAAATGATTTTGATTTTATTATAGATTTTCGTTTCCGAACCAAAGTCATTCAAGAATTAATTTTAGCTAGATTTATTTATAACACTAAAACGATATTTACAGTTCATAGTTTTTTGATTGATCATTATATGCCAAATAATTCTTGGTTGACACGATTGATGTACAACCACTGTTATGCCAATGTGGCAATCACCAATCAGATGAAAGAATTGATTGTAGAAAAGCATCAATTGAGTAATGCAATTACAATCTCAAATCCAGTTAATTTGGAGGAGATTTATGAAAAGTGTGATGAACCAATTGCTATTGATTTTGAATACATAATTGCAATCGGGCAATATGAAAATAATATAAAACAGTTTAATAAATTGATTTTGAGTTATGCCAATTCTGTTTTAATGGATAAACTAATTCATCTTGTAATAGTGGGAGAAGGAGATAGCAAAGAATTGAAAAAAGTTGCAAAAGAGTCTAATGCAACTGATTTTGTTCATTTTTTAGGGTATCAAAATAATCCTTTTAAATATTTAAAAAATGCTAGATTTTTAGTTTTGAGCAGTAAAAATGAAGGATTGCCAAATGTAATTTTAGAGGCATTGGCTTGTGGAACTCCAGTTGTTTCATTTGATTGTCCTTCTGGTCCAGGAGAAATTATCAGTAATTTAAAAAATGGAATTCTGGTCGAAGATCAAAATATAGAAAAACTTACTGAAGCAATGAATGTAATGGTTGAGGATGAAAAATTATATCAATATTGCAAGCAAAATGCAAAAGAAAGTGTCACTCCATTTTTGCTAGATACAATAGGAAAACAATGGTTGGATTTAATGCAAATTAATACGATTTAA
- a CDS encoding DegT/DnrJ/EryC1/StrS aminotransferase family protein, whose amino-acid sequence MIKFLDLKKINEPYETAFQEKLKSVLAGGWYILGKEVQKFEINFAQYCGAKYCVGVGNGLDALTLIFKGYIQLGKLQKGDEVIVPANTYIASILAILQADLVPVLVEPKLETYNINPSLIQDKIATKTKAILIVHLYGQLAEMDEINKIAIKNNLLIIEDAAQCSGSISNQKSAIKNQQSSAAYSFYPAKNLGALGDGGAVVTNDTELAKTIQSLRNYGSETKYKNDFIGVNSRLDELQAAFLNLKLPNLNTDNEKRRAIARRYLSEIKNDKIILPTVSLRGTKQSHVFHLFIIRTQKREDLQNYLAENNIETVIHYPIPPHKQKAFESWNNLSFPITEKIHNEVLSLPISPVMTMDEVSFVVEILNKY is encoded by the coding sequence ATGATAAAATTCTTAGACTTAAAAAAAATAAACGAACCTTATGAAACCGCTTTTCAAGAAAAGTTGAAATCGGTTTTGGCTGGTGGTTGGTATATTTTGGGCAAGGAAGTTCAGAAGTTTGAAATCAATTTTGCCCAGTATTGTGGTGCTAAATATTGCGTAGGAGTAGGGAATGGATTGGATGCCTTAACCTTGATTTTTAAAGGATATATTCAACTAGGAAAATTGCAAAAAGGAGACGAAGTTATTGTACCCGCCAATACGTATATAGCCAGTATACTCGCTATTCTTCAAGCCGATTTAGTGCCTGTTTTGGTCGAGCCAAAGTTGGAAACCTATAACATCAATCCGAGTTTAATTCAAGACAAAATAGCAACTAAAACTAAAGCAATTCTGATAGTTCATCTTTACGGTCAATTGGCCGAAATGGATGAAATAAATAAAATTGCCATTAAAAATAATTTACTGATTATTGAGGATGCAGCTCAATGCTCAGGTTCAATCAGCAATCAAAAATCAGCAATCAAAAATCAACAATCAAGCGCAGCGTACAGTTTTTATCCGGCAAAAAACCTTGGAGCATTAGGTGATGGAGGAGCTGTAGTAACGAATGATACCGAGCTCGCGAAAACTATTCAATCACTTAGGAATTATGGCTCGGAAACCAAATATAAAAACGATTTTATAGGAGTCAATTCAAGGTTGGATGAATTGCAGGCCGCTTTTTTGAACCTAAAATTGCCCAATTTAAATACCGATAATGAAAAACGAAGAGCTATCGCTAGACGTTATTTATCCGAAATAAAAAATGACAAAATCATTTTGCCAACCGTGTCATTGCGAGGGACGAAGCAATCTCATGTTTTTCATCTGTTTATTATTCGAACCCAAAAAAGAGAGGATTTACAGAATTATTTAGCAGAAAATAATATAGAAACGGTAATTCATTATCCGATTCCACCACATAAGCAAAAGGCTTTCGAATCCTGGAATAATTTATCTTTCCCAATAACCGAAAAAATACACAATGAGGTATTGAGTTTGCCAATAAGTCCAGTTATGACAATGGATGAGGTGAGTTTTGTTGTTGAGATTTTAAATAAATATTGA
- a CDS encoding O-antigen translocase, with protein MTESKSSYLQIIKATSIFGGVQFFNIGISIVRTKLIAIFIGPAGMGIISLLNSALNMISGITGLGIETSAIKHISEQYKEEDLNTVTPIITIVKKIAFVTGIFGTLVVALFSSWLSELTFGNSNYTYLFIYLSITLLFKQLSVGQMVVFQGLRKLKILAKANFYGNLIGLLFSIPLYYFYRIDAIVPTILVISVSCLLVSFYYSRKIKIEKSTVSNAQLFIEGKSIIKLGVMLTLSGLLTLLASYIIQIYVGNNGGLKEVGFYNAGFTLLNSYVGIVFTVMSTDYFPKLSSICNDNKKIRVSVMEQSYMSIFIITPIIILFLTFVPLIIKVLYTSEFISIIPMVCFGILAMLFRAVSWSMGFILIAKGDSQLFIKTAFGFNFLSVILNILGYYFYGLEGLGFSFLIYYLIHLFAVKIITKMRYDFYFDAEFYRAYLICVVMCVATFFMRYLPNSILKYGLMGIMIALSLGFVLHHLNQKIGLKFLFNSIIKRKND; from the coding sequence GTGACCGAAAGCAAATCTTCATATCTGCAAATTATAAAAGCAACATCTATTTTTGGTGGAGTTCAATTTTTTAATATTGGTATTTCAATTGTCAGAACAAAACTGATTGCAATATTTATTGGCCCAGCAGGAATGGGAATTATTTCGTTGTTGAATTCGGCACTGAATATGATTAGTGGTATTACAGGTTTAGGGATTGAAACCAGTGCCATAAAGCACATTTCAGAACAGTATAAAGAGGAGGATCTAAATACGGTTACTCCAATAATTACAATAGTTAAAAAAATAGCATTTGTAACGGGGATTTTTGGAACGCTGGTTGTTGCCTTATTTTCAAGTTGGTTGAGTGAACTTACTTTTGGGAATTCGAATTATACTTATCTATTTATTTATCTGTCAATAACCTTGTTGTTTAAACAATTGTCTGTAGGGCAAATGGTAGTTTTTCAAGGATTGCGCAAGTTAAAAATATTGGCCAAAGCTAATTTTTATGGGAATTTGATCGGACTATTGTTCTCCATCCCTTTGTATTATTTTTATAGAATTGATGCCATTGTACCAACGATTCTGGTAATCTCGGTTTCTTGTTTGTTGGTGTCTTTTTATTATTCGAGAAAAATAAAAATTGAAAAAAGTACTGTTTCTAATGCTCAATTATTCATTGAAGGGAAAAGTATAATCAAACTTGGAGTAATGCTTACATTAAGCGGATTGTTGACATTGTTGGCGTCATACATAATTCAGATTTATGTTGGAAATAATGGAGGATTAAAAGAAGTGGGATTTTATAATGCTGGGTTTACATTACTGAATTCTTATGTTGGAATTGTTTTTACGGTAATGAGTACCGACTATTTTCCGAAATTATCCTCAATTTGCAACGATAATAAGAAAATCAGAGTAAGTGTGATGGAGCAATCCTATATGTCTATATTTATCATTACTCCAATAATAATTCTATTTTTAACGTTTGTTCCGCTTATCATAAAGGTTTTATACACTTCAGAATTTATTTCGATTATTCCAATGGTTTGTTTTGGAATACTGGCGATGTTATTTCGGGCTGTTTCATGGTCAATGGGCTTTATATTGATAGCCAAAGGAGATTCGCAACTATTTATCAAAACTGCTTTTGGATTTAATTTTTTGTCTGTTATTTTAAATATTCTAGGATATTATTTTTATGGTTTAGAAGGGCTTGGCTTTAGTTTCTTGATTTATTATTTAATACATTTATTTGCTGTAAAAATCATTACAAAGATGCGTTATGATTTCTATTTTGATGCTGAATTTTATCGCGCTTATTTGATTTGCGTTGTTATGTGCGTTGCCACTTTTTTTATGAGATACCTACCAAATTCAATTTTAAAATACGGCTTGATGGGAATAATGATAGCTTTGTCTTTAGGATTTGTTTTGCATCATTTGAATCAAAAAATAGGGTTGAAATTTTTATTTAATTCAATAATTAAAAGAAAAAATGATTAA
- a CDS encoding trimeric intracellular cation channel family protein, giving the protein MFHLLDIIGTMAFAMSGALTAMSKKLDPFGVFIIAFVTAVGGGTLRDVMIGRMPVGWMQDLTYVYVITLGFILTILFRKRLDKLRTSLALFDTIGLGVFTLIGIQKGIEYQLHPTICIALGTMTACFGGVIRDILCNEIPVIFREEVYATICILGGIVFFILRKMNLENEILYLITSLVIIVVRLLAVKYKWHFSPIDHKK; this is encoded by the coding sequence ATGTTTCACCTACTTGACATCATCGGAACCATGGCATTTGCCATGTCAGGTGCTTTAACGGCGATGAGCAAAAAACTAGACCCGTTTGGCGTTTTCATCATTGCATTTGTGACCGCAGTCGGAGGGGGAACTTTGCGAGATGTTATGATAGGACGCATGCCTGTTGGTTGGATGCAGGATTTGACCTATGTGTATGTAATTACGTTAGGTTTTATTTTGACAATATTGTTCCGAAAAAGATTAGATAAGCTCCGCACTTCATTAGCCTTATTCGATACCATTGGATTGGGTGTTTTTACCCTAATCGGAATTCAAAAAGGAATAGAATACCAACTTCATCCAACTATTTGTATCGCATTAGGAACCATGACGGCCTGTTTTGGAGGCGTTATTCGGGATATTTTATGTAACGAGATTCCGGTTATTTTTCGAGAGGAAGTTTATGCAACTATCTGTATTTTGGGTGGAATCGTATTTTTTATACTCCGAAAAATGAATTTGGAGAATGAAATTTTATACCTCATTACCTCATTGGTTATTATTGTCGTTCGTTTACTGGCCGTAAAATATAAGTGGCATTTTTCTCCTATAGATCATAAAAAATAA
- a CDS encoding GNAT family N-acetyltransferase, whose protein sequence is MKNYTVKRYQENDYNHWNAFISHAKNATFLFHRDFMDYHKDRFEDFSLMVFKNEKLVAVLPANRVENVVYSHQGLTYGGLVYGEKLKLASVILIFKAILFYLNENKIFKIQIKTLPSIYHNKPAEELNYALFLAEAQLIRRETLSVIDLSKPNLIANGRKEGVKKGMVNSLEIKEVNDFDDFWNDILTPNLEKKHQAKPVHSLEEITDLKRKFSKSIRQFNVYYKDEIVAGATLFESENVIHSQYISADKKKNETGSLDFLYHHLITEVFSNKKFFDFGTSNKNQGRILNKGLSFWKESFGASTIVQDFYEVATINFSKLENVIK, encoded by the coding sequence GTGAAAAATTACACTGTAAAACGATATCAAGAAAATGATTATAACCATTGGAATGCTTTTATAAGCCATGCCAAAAATGCGACTTTCCTATTTCATCGTGATTTTATGGATTACCACAAAGACCGATTCGAGGATTTTTCTTTAATGGTATTTAAAAACGAAAAGTTAGTTGCTGTATTACCCGCCAATAGAGTTGAAAATGTAGTTTATTCCCATCAAGGATTAACATATGGAGGTTTAGTTTATGGGGAGAAATTAAAATTAGCCTCGGTAATTCTTATTTTCAAAGCCATTTTGTTTTATTTAAATGAAAATAAAATTTTCAAAATCCAAATCAAAACGCTGCCGTCCATCTATCATAACAAACCAGCCGAAGAATTAAATTATGCCCTTTTTTTGGCGGAAGCCCAATTAATTAGAAGGGAAACACTTTCTGTAATTGATTTATCTAAACCAAATTTAATCGCAAACGGAAGGAAAGAAGGGGTGAAAAAAGGAATGGTAAATAGTTTGGAAATTAAAGAAGTGAATGATTTTGATGATTTTTGGAATGATATATTAACTCCAAATTTAGAAAAAAAGCATCAAGCAAAGCCGGTTCATAGTTTAGAAGAAATTACAGATTTAAAAAGAAAGTTTTCTAAAAGCATTCGTCAATTTAATGTGTATTACAAAGACGAAATTGTAGCAGGCGCGACCTTATTTGAAAGCGAAAATGTAATTCATTCGCAATATATTTCGGCGGATAAGAAAAAAAATGAAACTGGGAGTTTAGATTTTTTATATCATCACTTAATAACTGAAGTTTTTAGCAATAAGAAATTTTTTGATTTTGGAACTTCCAATAAAAATCAAGGCAGAATACTCAATAAAGGATTGTCTTTTTGGAAAGAAAGTTTTGGCGCAAGCACTATTGTACAGGATTTTTATGAAGTAGCGACTATCAATTTTTCGAAACTTGAAAATGTCATAAAATGA